One Salvelinus sp. IW2-2015 linkage group LG35, ASM291031v2, whole genome shotgun sequence DNA segment encodes these proteins:
- the LOC111958812 gene encoding cathepsin S, translating to MMLWNLLLAVLCGTAVALFDPMLEQHWQMWKKTHGKNYQTEIEELGRREVWERNLQLISLHNLEASMDMHTYDLGMNHMGDMTQEEIAQSFASLRVPADLKREPSAFVGSSAAPIPDTFDWREKGYVTEVKMQGSCGSCWAFSSVGALEGQLMKTTGKLIDISSQNLVDCSSKYGNKGCNGGFMSQAFQYVIDNQGIDSDQSYPYKGVQQQCSYNPAQRAANCSRYSFLPEGDEGVLKEALATIGPISVAIDATRPRFTFYRSGVYNDPTCTKKINHAVLAVGYGTLDGQDYWLVKNSWSLSWGDQGYIRMSRNKDNQCGIALYGCYPVM from the exons ATGATGTTGTGGAACTTGCTGCTCGCTGTACTATGTGGCACAGCAGTTGCCCTGTTTGACCCAATGCTGGAACAGCACTGGCAGATGTGGAAGAAGACACATGGCAAGAACTACCAGACTGAG ATTGAGGAGCTGGGCCGAAGGGAGGTCTGGGAGAGGAATCTTCAGCTGATCAGCCTCCACAACCTGGAGGCGTCCATGGACATGCACACCTATGACCTGGGCATGAATCACATGGGGGACATG ACCCAGGAAGAGATTGCCCAGTCTTTTGCCTCATTGCGTGTTCCTGCTGACCTCAAGAGGGAGCCCTCTGCATTTGTAGGATCCTCCGCTGCCCCCATACCTGATACCTTTGACTGGAGAGAGAAGGGCTACGTCACTGAAGTCAAAATGCAG GGCTCCTGTGGATCCTGCTGGGCATTCAGCTCTGTCGGAGCCCTGGAGGGCCAGCTGATGAAGACCACAGGTAAACTGATAGACATCAGCTCCCAGAACCTGGTGGACTGCTCCTCCAAATACGGCAACAAGGGCTGCAATGGTGGCTTCATGAGCCAGGCCTTCCAGTATGTCATCGACAACCAGGGCATTGACTCTGACCAATCCTACCCCTACAAGGGAGTG CAACAACAGTGTAGCTACAACCCTGCTCAGCGTGCTGCAAACTGTTCCAGGTACAGCTTTCTGCCTGAGGGGGATGAGGGGGTACTGAAAGAAGCTCTGGCCACCATCGGACCCATCTCTGTTGCCATTGACGCCACCCGACCTCGTTTTACCTTCTACCGCAGTG GAGTTTACAATGATCCAACTTGCACAAAGAAGATAAACCATGCTGTCCTTGCTGTGGGGTACGGTACTTTGGACGGGCAGGATTACTGGCTGGTGAAGAACAG CTGGAGCTTATCGTGGGGAGACCAGGGATATATACGGATGTCACGCAACAAGGACAACCAGTGTGGCATCGCCTTGTATGGGTGCTACCCTGTCATGTAA